In Deltaproteobacteria bacterium, a single genomic region encodes these proteins:
- a CDS encoding GGDEF domain-containing protein, whose product MADSNPNVAGMMKTQSDDNSITGSFRVDELLGEISRLKREVSELREIRNIAYIDALTGLPNRRYFEQRLSEAMASAEREPDKPLSVVVLDMDHLKLLNDDYGHAEGDRALVHFATRMQDALRDGDTCCRVGGDEFMIILPNCSHTACLELMERLAHHCRPDEGDFPVALRLSMGAATTGEGHVTVGGLCELADQRMYEDKVSRRGKVRPPADAAARLSASVIDIFQTVAMYVPPVAWPQIRWERVDSDVLPGVPGLALLDRLRVSFRDRKHEFIWDK is encoded by the coding sequence GTGGCCGATTCCAACCCAAACGTCGCGGGCATGATGAAAACGCAATCAGATGATAACAGTATCACAGGGTCGTTTCGCGTGGACGAACTCCTTGGTGAAATCTCGAGGCTCAAGCGCGAAGTCTCGGAGCTGCGTGAAATTCGAAATATAGCATATATTGACGCTCTCACAGGTCTGCCAAACCGGCGTTACTTCGAGCAGCGTTTGAGTGAGGCCATGGCTTCAGCTGAGCGTGAACCCGATAAGCCGTTAAGCGTCGTGGTTCTGGATATGGACCATTTGAAACTTCTTAATGACGATTATGGCCATGCAGAAGGGGACAGAGCCTTGGTTCACTTCGCCACGCGAATGCAAGATGCCCTGCGAGACGGTGACACCTGCTGCCGAGTGGGCGGCGACGAATTCATGATTATCTTGCCCAATTGTTCTCATACTGCATGCTTGGAATTGATGGAGCGTCTGGCCCACCATTGCCGCCCCGATGAGGGAGATTTCCCAGTGGCATTGCGCTTAAGCATGGGAGCGGCAACCACTGGCGAAGGTCATGTAACGGTTGGCGGGCTCTGTGAGCTAGCAGACCAACGCATGTATGAAGATAAGGTTTCGAGGCGCGGGAAAGTGCGACCACCAGCGGATGCAGCAGCGCGACTCTCGGCTTCTGTTATAGATATCTTTCAGACAGTTGCTATGTACGTACCGCCTGTGGCATGGCCTCAAATTCGCTGGGAACGTGTGGATTCTGACGTGTTACCGGGAGTTCCCGGGTTGGCATTGTTGGATAGGCTCCGTGTTTCGTTTCGAGATAGGAAACACGAATTTATTTGGGATAAGTAA
- a CDS encoding 2-isopropylmalate synthase, whose amino-acid sequence MSQDFVRIFDTTLRDGEQSPGATMTQDEKIRIARKLDAMGVDVIEAGFPAASPGEIRSVQALSQIAVNAEIAGLCRTRENDIRAAEEALKFAKKPRFHVFIATSDIHLQYKLKMTREEVLEQIKYGVGMCRSLCERVEFSAEDASRTDIGFLKEAMACAIENGATVLNVPDTVGYTMPEEFQHMIGEVVKVTEGTEAIVSAHCHNDLGLAVANSLAAVKAGARQVECCINGLGERAGNAALEEIVMSLRTRADIMNVQTRVDATQLTSVSRLVSEVTGMVVQPNKAIVGRNAFAHEAGIHQHGVLEERSTYEIMTPESVGISESNLVLGKHSGRHALRDRLETLGYRLTDAELKVVFKDFKDLADRKKNIYDEDLHTLVGSSATAVEAYYELTSVEFNGGSSVEPGATVTMNVNGAEVSAHSSGDGPVNAALEAVKRCAGLDNVTLLDYSISAITGGSDAQGRVNVRIDSDGEHFQGQSTDTDVVVASAEAFVSALNRAAWRRDNPKVSAQAADKKREAS is encoded by the coding sequence ATGTCACAAGATTTCGTACGAATTTTCGATACTACATTGCGCGACGGTGAGCAGTCACCAGGCGCTACAATGACTCAGGATGAAAAAATCCGTATTGCGCGTAAGTTAGACGCAATGGGAGTCGATGTTATTGAAGCAGGTTTTCCAGCGGCAAGTCCGGGTGAAATCCGCTCGGTGCAGGCGCTGAGTCAAATTGCGGTGAACGCCGAGATTGCGGGCCTTTGTCGAACGCGGGAAAATGATATCCGCGCCGCGGAAGAAGCCTTAAAGTTTGCTAAGAAGCCACGTTTTCATGTTTTTATCGCAACCAGCGATATTCACTTGCAATACAAGTTGAAGATGACCCGTGAAGAGGTCTTGGAACAAATTAAGTATGGCGTGGGAATGTGCCGCTCGCTTTGTGAGCGGGTAGAGTTCTCTGCAGAGGATGCGTCACGAACAGACATCGGTTTTCTAAAGGAAGCCATGGCGTGTGCGATTGAGAATGGGGCAACTGTTCTTAATGTACCGGACACGGTTGGGTACACCATGCCTGAAGAGTTTCAGCACATGATTGGTGAGGTCGTTAAAGTTACCGAGGGAACAGAAGCGATTGTTTCAGCGCATTGTCACAACGACCTTGGTCTAGCGGTTGCCAATTCCTTGGCAGCGGTCAAGGCAGGTGCTCGCCAAGTTGAGTGTTGTATCAATGGCCTGGGTGAGCGTGCTGGTAATGCTGCGCTCGAAGAGATTGTAATGAGTCTTCGAACACGTGCGGACATCATGAACGTTCAAACGCGGGTCGACGCCACTCAGCTAACCAGTGTTAGCCGCCTGGTAAGTGAAGTCACTGGTATGGTGGTCCAGCCTAATAAAGCGATTGTTGGTAGAAATGCTTTCGCTCATGAGGCCGGAATCCATCAGCATGGTGTTCTCGAAGAGCGAAGTACCTATGAAATCATGACACCAGAGAGCGTTGGCATCAGCGAGTCTAACTTGGTTCTTGGAAAGCATTCAGGGCGTCACGCTTTACGCGACCGTCTGGAGACTTTGGGTTACCGCCTTACAGACGCTGAGCTTAAAGTTGTCTTTAAAGACTTCAAAGATTTGGCTGATCGTAAAAAGAATATTTACGACGAAGATTTGCACACGTTGGTAGGCTCTTCAGCCACAGCGGTCGAGGCATATTATGAGCTGACTTCGGTGGAATTTAACGGCGGAAGTTCAGTGGAGCCCGGCGCAACCGTGACGATGAATGTAAATGGCGCTGAGGTGAGTGCACACTCTTCAGGCGATGGTCCGGTGAATGCTGCGCTTGAAGCGGTGAAGCGCTGTGCTGGCCTCGATAACGTGACCTTACTTGATTATTCGATCTCAGCCATCACAGGCGGGTCTGATGCCCAAGGTCGTGTAAATGTTCGGATCGATTCTGATGGTGAGCATTTTCAAGGTCAGAGCACCGACACGGATGTTGTTGTTGCAAGTGCAGAGGCTTTCGTAAGCGCTTTAAACCGTGCAGCGTGGCGCCGTGATAACCCTAAAGTCTCAGCTCAAGCAGCTGATAAGAAGAGAGAGGCTTCCTGA
- the ilvC gene encoding ketol-acid reductoisomerase, with the protein MKVTTADETSIDALKDTPIAVIGYGAQGRAQAQCFKDSGLNVTVGVREDGASWKLAQEDGLPVATIEEAAKAAEVIHILIPDEVQSKVYQKYIARHVTAGKTLSFSHGFNVLFGYVTPPEDVDCILVAPKAPGTEERKAYLEGFGVPGLVAVEQDASGKARDKAMALAHALGCTRSGVLECTFADETYEDLFGEQAVLCGGTAELIKAGFETLVEAGYPPEMAYFECLHEMKLIVDLIYEGGLERMWDVVSNTAEYGGRMVGPKIVTDDTRKAMKSALTEVQDGTFAKNWMAEYESGMPELNRLREEESKHPIEVVGRQVRALFKRKN; encoded by the coding sequence ATGAAAGTAACAACAGCAGATGAAACTTCGATTGACGCGCTTAAGGATACGCCGATCGCAGTAATTGGCTATGGTGCTCAAGGGCGCGCACAGGCTCAGTGTTTCAAAGACTCAGGCCTCAATGTAACTGTTGGTGTTCGCGAAGATGGAGCTTCATGGAAATTGGCACAAGAAGATGGTCTGCCGGTTGCTACCATCGAAGAGGCGGCCAAAGCTGCTGAGGTCATCCACATTCTGATCCCTGATGAGGTTCAGAGCAAAGTTTATCAAAAGTACATTGCCCGCCACGTTACTGCAGGCAAGACGCTTTCGTTCTCGCATGGTTTCAATGTTCTTTTTGGATATGTCACTCCACCAGAAGACGTAGACTGCATTTTGGTTGCCCCTAAAGCACCAGGTACAGAAGAGCGTAAAGCATACCTCGAAGGTTTTGGTGTTCCTGGCCTCGTGGCTGTTGAGCAAGATGCCTCGGGTAAAGCACGAGACAAGGCAATGGCGTTGGCACATGCACTGGGTTGCACACGTTCAGGTGTACTTGAATGTACATTTGCAGATGAGACCTATGAAGACCTTTTCGGTGAGCAGGCTGTTCTTTGCGGAGGCACAGCGGAGCTTATTAAGGCCGGTTTTGAGACGTTGGTTGAGGCAGGTTATCCACCAGAGATGGCTTACTTTGAGTGCTTGCACGAAATGAAACTCATTGTAGACCTGATTTATGAAGGAGGCCTGGAGCGTATGTGGGACGTTGTCTCGAATACCGCTGAATACGGTGGCCGTATGGTTGGACCAAAGATTGTAACAGACGACACACGTAAAGCGATGAAGAGCGCTCTTACAGAAGTTCAAGACGGTACATTCGCGAAGAACTGGATGGCTGAATATGAGTCAGGCATGCCAGAGCTTAATCGCCTTCGTGAAGAAGAGAGCAAGCACCCGATTGAAGTGGTTGGCCGTCAAGTACGTGCACTGTTTAAGCGCAAGAACTAA
- a CDS encoding phosphoenolpyruvate kinase: MTDTITSNLAQETSSALADLSRANKIFMRRFPGDSPHRQPVHSVYGGAQLYKAETTSKLGELAMRAFKKDAPDAFTFAKALELQGHEALDTTAQELKEFEKTYAQAPDALRESCFGAWLAQTVYERVENKIKQEAVEDYRIDFEDGYGTRSDDEEDAEALRTASELARAMAENTAPPFIGIRIKTLTEELTHRAVRTLDIFVSTLIEATGGKLPENFVVTLPKVTIPEQVTALVRMFEVLEHRLGLSDGSLKLELMVEVTQSLFNSTGRAHLPVLFNAAEGRCVAAHFGTYDYTASCSITAAYQTMDHAACDFARSMMINAYGGTGIFLSDGATNVMPVGPHKAAKGSELNAEEQAANRTVVHQAWKLAFEHTRHSLENGIYQGWDLHPGQLPVRYAACYSFFLEGFNAAAERLSNFVSKAAQATLVGDVFDDAATGQGLLNYFLRALNCGAVSLDELAVTGLTQEEIQMRSFGRILEARRKRISA; this comes from the coding sequence ATGACAGATACAATAACGAGTAACTTAGCCCAGGAAACGTCTTCGGCTCTTGCTGATTTGAGCCGGGCTAATAAAATTTTCATGAGACGATTTCCGGGAGACAGTCCCCACCGGCAACCTGTTCACAGCGTGTACGGTGGCGCCCAGCTTTATAAGGCCGAGACAACAAGCAAGCTTGGTGAGCTGGCCATGCGTGCCTTTAAGAAAGATGCTCCGGATGCATTTACTTTCGCCAAAGCTCTTGAACTTCAGGGGCATGAAGCTTTGGACACTACGGCTCAAGAGCTTAAAGAGTTTGAGAAGACCTATGCGCAAGCGCCTGATGCTCTGCGTGAAAGTTGTTTTGGTGCATGGCTCGCCCAAACTGTCTATGAACGCGTTGAAAATAAGATTAAGCAAGAAGCAGTTGAAGACTACCGAATTGATTTTGAAGATGGTTATGGTACTCGAAGCGATGATGAGGAGGATGCAGAGGCATTGCGAACAGCCAGCGAACTTGCAAGAGCAATGGCTGAAAACACAGCGCCTCCTTTTATCGGAATTCGAATCAAAACGCTGACCGAAGAACTGACACATCGCGCCGTGCGGACTCTCGATATTTTCGTAAGCACTTTGATCGAGGCAACGGGTGGGAAACTGCCTGAAAACTTCGTTGTGACTCTACCTAAGGTAACGATTCCAGAACAGGTGACTGCTCTCGTACGTATGTTTGAAGTTCTCGAGCACCGCTTAGGACTATCAGATGGCAGTTTAAAGCTTGAGCTGATGGTAGAGGTTACTCAGTCTCTGTTTAATTCAACGGGCCGCGCTCACCTACCAGTACTTTTTAATGCTGCTGAGGGCCGCTGCGTCGCTGCGCATTTTGGCACTTATGATTATACGGCCTCGTGCTCAATCACGGCTGCCTACCAAACGATGGACCATGCAGCCTGTGATTTTGCTCGAAGCATGATGATCAATGCCTATGGAGGTACAGGGATTTTCTTGAGTGATGGCGCTACGAATGTGATGCCAGTAGGGCCTCATAAAGCTGCGAAAGGTTCTGAACTGAATGCAGAAGAGCAAGCAGCAAACCGGACCGTCGTTCATCAAGCATGGAAGCTTGCTTTTGAACATACCCGTCACTCCTTGGAAAACGGAATCTATCAAGGATGGGATTTACACCCGGGGCAACTGCCTGTGCGTTATGCTGCCTGTTATTCGTTTTTTCTTGAGGGATTTAACGCCGCGGCTGAGCGTTTAAGTAACTTCGTCTCCAAAGCGGCCCAGGCCACTTTGGTTGGGGATGTTTTTGATGATGCGGCGACTGGTCAAGGTCTCTTGAATTACTTTTTACGAGCGCTCAATTGTGGCGCCGTCTCCCTTGATGAGCTGGCGGTTACGGGGCTCACGCAGGAAGAGATTCAGATGCGCTCTTTCGGCAGAATCTTGGAAGCCCGTCGTAAGCGAATCTCAGCTTAA
- a CDS encoding citramalate synthase, translated as MKKVYVYDTTLRDGTQSEDFQVSVPEKLMLTELLDDFGITYIEGGWPGSNPRDEAFFKEVRSLNLSHARIAAFGATRRATLTCDEDSSVQALVKADTPVVTIFGKSSKYQATTALGVEPEVNLELVHDTVRYLKSRVDEVIFDAEHFFDGAAEDEEYVMKVLEAASQGGADFLVLCDTNGGSLPAEISRLTSLVSERFEAKVGIHTHNDAGLAVANSLAAVQSGATMVQGTVNGYGERCGNADLVTVIPNLQLKMGYGCVPESRMPRLTQLARTVDEITNYIPQPQQPYVGRRAFSHKGGVHINAVMKDPGTYEHVQPHDVGNRRRILASDLSGFSTIIFKAREFGVELDPNDPWTRKVLERIKSLEYDGYQFEGAEASLLLLMHEARGTRERYFELGETQVTTAMDALTTEEQTPGSSRASLKVTIGSQAYESEAEGNGPVHAIATALREPLGKRYPELANVKLTDYKVRILNKGMGFASTVRVLIRATDGRDVWGTVGVSTSVVEASRQAIVDTFEYKLMKVGAQVQRVKATA; from the coding sequence ATGAAGAAAGTATACGTTTACGACACCACATTGCGGGATGGAACACAGTCAGAAGATTTTCAGGTATCCGTTCCTGAGAAGCTAATGCTTACCGAGTTACTCGACGATTTTGGGATTACCTATATCGAGGGTGGCTGGCCAGGTTCTAACCCGCGTGATGAGGCTTTCTTCAAGGAAGTTCGTTCGCTTAACCTGAGCCATGCACGGATTGCTGCATTTGGCGCAACTCGGCGAGCAACGCTGACTTGTGACGAAGACAGCAGCGTGCAGGCTTTGGTTAAAGCGGATACTCCTGTCGTCACTATCTTTGGTAAATCGTCTAAGTATCAGGCTACCACCGCATTGGGTGTGGAACCTGAGGTTAATCTTGAATTGGTACACGACACCGTTCGTTACTTAAAGTCACGTGTTGATGAAGTCATCTTTGATGCCGAGCATTTTTTCGATGGTGCGGCTGAAGACGAAGAGTATGTGATGAAGGTCCTCGAGGCCGCGAGTCAGGGCGGCGCAGATTTTTTAGTGCTTTGTGATACCAACGGCGGAAGCCTGCCGGCGGAGATCTCTCGGTTGACCAGCCTCGTTTCGGAGCGATTCGAAGCTAAGGTTGGTATTCATACCCACAACGATGCAGGGCTTGCCGTTGCAAACTCCCTGGCTGCTGTCCAGTCTGGCGCGACCATGGTTCAAGGAACCGTGAACGGCTACGGTGAACGTTGTGGTAACGCTGATTTGGTTACCGTGATTCCGAATTTGCAACTCAAGATGGGTTACGGGTGTGTTCCTGAGAGCCGAATGCCACGGCTTACCCAGCTAGCACGCACGGTTGACGAGATCACCAACTACATCCCTCAGCCTCAACAGCCTTATGTTGGGCGCCGGGCTTTCTCACACAAGGGCGGTGTTCACATCAACGCAGTGATGAAAGACCCTGGAACTTATGAGCACGTTCAGCCTCACGATGTTGGTAACCGCAGACGTATTTTAGCCTCAGATTTATCTGGCTTTTCTACAATCATTTTTAAGGCGCGTGAGTTCGGCGTAGAGCTTGACCCTAACGACCCTTGGACACGAAAGGTTTTAGAGCGGATTAAAAGTCTGGAATACGACGGGTATCAGTTCGAGGGTGCTGAAGCATCGCTGCTTTTATTGATGCATGAAGCCCGAGGAACACGAGAGCGTTATTTCGAGCTGGGTGAAACGCAGGTTACGACGGCGATGGACGCTTTAACGACTGAGGAACAAACTCCTGGTAGTTCACGAGCGAGCTTAAAAGTGACCATTGGTTCACAGGCCTATGAGTCTGAGGCAGAAGGAAACGGTCCGGTTCACGCAATTGCAACTGCGCTGAGAGAGCCGCTGGGTAAACGTTATCCGGAACTGGCCAACGTTAAACTTACTGATTACAAAGTTCGTATTTTAAACAAGGGAATGGGTTTCGCCTCGACTGTTCGCGTTTTGATTCGCGCGACGGATGGACGAGATGTCTGGGGTACGGTTGGTGTTAGCACCAGTGTGGTCGAAGCCAGCCGTCAAGCTATTGTGGATACCTTTGAATATAAATTGATGAAAGTGGGGGCTCAGGTTCAGCGCGTCAAAGCGACAGCTTGA
- a CDS encoding urate hydroxylase PuuD, with product MDPYIADWLNLVFRWIHIIAGAAWIGASFYFNWLNNSIRPPEEATPGIAGNLIAVHGGAFYEVRKYSGAPHKLPKTLHWFKWEAYLTWLSGFLLLLVVYYLNADVYMVDKDVANITANTARIVGISSLVGGWFVYDLLCKTPLVERTTWFALIGFGLMTLSAYTLCNLLGSRAAYIHVGAMMGTMMAGNVFFNIIPNQKLMVDALLAGRAPELKKGKEGALRSLHNNYLTLPVLFIMISNHFPMTYGHESNWAVLAALALIGAGTRHYFNLVGQGEKKVWILPVAALAMVALALVTRPVTPEPIPGITANFSEAQAIIQTRCLPCHATEPTHPAFPEPPLGIVYDTPEDIKRYVDKILTVAVHNKTMPLGNLTKMTDEERAKLGAWISAGASLD from the coding sequence ATGGATCCTTATATTGCCGATTGGCTCAATCTTGTATTTCGGTGGATTCATATAATCGCAGGCGCAGCCTGGATTGGGGCATCCTTTTACTTCAACTGGCTCAACAACAGTATCCGCCCTCCAGAAGAAGCCACGCCGGGAATTGCCGGCAATCTCATCGCTGTTCATGGCGGCGCCTTTTATGAGGTTCGTAAATACAGCGGTGCTCCCCATAAACTTCCTAAAACGCTTCATTGGTTTAAGTGGGAAGCCTATCTTACTTGGCTCAGCGGCTTTCTTCTGCTTTTGGTCGTCTACTACCTCAACGCCGATGTTTACATGGTAGACAAAGACGTAGCCAACATCACCGCCAATACGGCTCGTATCGTCGGTATTTCCAGCCTCGTCGGTGGTTGGTTCGTGTATGACCTACTTTGTAAAACACCACTGGTTGAACGCACCACTTGGTTTGCTCTCATCGGTTTTGGCCTGATGACCCTAAGCGCTTACACCCTCTGTAACCTTTTGGGCAGCCGAGCTGCCTACATTCACGTTGGCGCGATGATGGGTACGATGATGGCTGGCAACGTATTTTTTAATATCATCCCCAATCAAAAGCTCATGGTTGATGCACTGCTTGCGGGAAGAGCACCCGAACTCAAAAAGGGAAAAGAGGGAGCACTTCGCTCACTCCACAACAATTACCTTACCCTGCCCGTCCTCTTCATTATGATCAGCAATCACTTCCCCATGACCTACGGGCACGAATCAAATTGGGCAGTCCTCGCCGCACTTGCGCTGATTGGAGCCGGTACGCGCCATTATTTTAACCTCGTCGGACAAGGTGAAAAGAAGGTCTGGATTCTTCCAGTTGCCGCGCTGGCTATGGTCGCCCTAGCACTCGTAACCAGACCCGTTACGCCGGAACCGATCCCGGGAATCACTGCAAATTTCTCAGAGGCTCAAGCCATCATTCAAACCCGGTGTTTACCCTGCCATGCAACAGAGCCAACACATCCGGCCTTTCCTGAACCACCCCTGGGAATCGTTTACGACACCCCCGAAGACATCAAACGTTATGTTGATAAAATTCTAACGGTGGCGGTCCACAATAAGACCATGCCGTTAGGGAATTTAACCAAAATGACGGATGAAGAGCGGGCAAAGCTCGGCGCCTGGATAAGCGCCGGAGCTTCGTTAGATTAA
- the ilvD gene encoding dihydroxy-acid dehydratase, producing MSINNKADVSRAPARAMLKATGLTDEDLEKPFVAVVNTWTEVTPCNMHLNKLAEHVKRGIRDAGGTPVEFNTIVVSDGISMGTEGMKASLMSREVVADSLELAVRGHMFDAVVGLSGCDKTIPGVVMGLARLNLPSVALYGGSIMPGRHKEIDVTIQDVFEAVGACAAGSITEGELRILESKACPGAGACGGQFTANTMATALTAMGISPMGANDVPAVDPRKEQVAYDVGRLVMDAHKHNRRPRDIITEQSLRNAIAATAATGGSTNSVLHLLAIARELEIEFAIDVIDEVMAKTPIIADLKPTGRFTAPDMEAAGGVRLVCKRLLDAGLMTDEQTVTGLSLSAEAESAHENPGQEVLMPVQEPVKPRGGLAILRGSLAPEGCVIKLCGSERALHEGPARVFDKEELAFEAVQSGDIKAGDVIVIRYEGPKGGPGMREMLAVTAALAGHGILGDVALLTDGRFSGASHGFVIGHVSPEAAVGGPIAHVREGDTIRIDVEKRTLDVLADLSEREQEWTAPEPRYHQGAMAKYIHTVASASEGAVTGFPSLYSGKGR from the coding sequence ATGAGTATCAATAACAAAGCAGATGTATCGCGAGCGCCGGCTCGTGCAATGTTAAAAGCAACCGGGCTCACCGACGAGGACCTGGAAAAACCCTTCGTAGCGGTGGTCAATACTTGGACCGAAGTTACGCCCTGCAATATGCACCTGAATAAGCTGGCGGAGCACGTGAAGCGCGGCATCCGTGATGCTGGTGGTACCCCTGTCGAGTTCAACACGATTGTGGTCTCTGATGGTATCAGTATGGGCACAGAAGGCATGAAAGCCTCTTTGATGAGCCGTGAAGTGGTTGCGGATTCCTTAGAGCTTGCCGTGCGGGGTCATATGTTTGACGCTGTCGTCGGTTTGAGTGGCTGCGATAAAACGATTCCTGGTGTTGTGATGGGTTTAGCAAGGCTTAACCTGCCATCCGTAGCACTCTACGGTGGTTCGATTATGCCTGGGCGCCACAAAGAAATTGATGTGACGATTCAAGATGTGTTTGAGGCAGTCGGTGCTTGTGCTGCAGGAAGCATCACTGAAGGTGAACTCCGAATCCTAGAGTCGAAGGCGTGTCCTGGAGCCGGTGCATGTGGTGGTCAATTTACCGCCAACACCATGGCAACAGCGCTTACGGCCATGGGAATTTCACCGATGGGCGCCAATGACGTCCCGGCTGTAGATCCCCGAAAAGAGCAGGTGGCCTACGACGTGGGTCGCTTGGTAATGGATGCTCATAAGCACAATCGTCGTCCACGCGATATCATTACAGAGCAGTCTCTTCGCAATGCTATTGCTGCAACAGCCGCCACGGGTGGCTCAACCAACTCTGTACTCCACTTATTGGCGATTGCGCGTGAGCTTGAAATTGAGTTTGCCATCGACGTGATTGATGAAGTGATGGCGAAAACGCCAATCATCGCTGACTTGAAGCCAACGGGTCGTTTCACCGCACCAGATATGGAAGCGGCTGGGGGCGTGCGCTTGGTCTGTAAGAGACTTCTAGACGCCGGCTTGATGACTGACGAACAGACGGTCACGGGTTTATCGTTAAGCGCGGAGGCTGAGTCAGCGCATGAAAATCCCGGCCAGGAAGTCTTGATGCCGGTTCAAGAACCGGTGAAACCACGTGGTGGTTTGGCTATTCTCCGAGGCAGCCTTGCACCAGAGGGCTGCGTTATTAAACTTTGTGGTTCCGAAAGAGCACTTCACGAGGGGCCGGCACGAGTTTTCGATAAGGAAGAGTTGGCGTTTGAGGCAGTTCAGTCCGGCGATATTAAAGCTGGGGATGTCATCGTGATTCGCTATGAGGGCCCCAAGGGCGGCCCGGGTATGCGAGAAATGCTTGCCGTAACTGCCGCTCTCGCGGGCCACGGAATTCTTGGTGATGTGGCTCTATTGACGGATGGCCGATTCAGCGGTGCGAGTCACGGCTTTGTGATTGGCCACGTATCGCCGGAGGCTGCTGTGGGCGGCCCCATCGCGCATGTGCGAGAGGGCGACACAATCCGAATCGACGTTGAAAAACGTACGTTGGACGTCTTGGCCGATCTCAGTGAACGGGAACAAGAGTGGACTGCACCTGAGCCTCGCTACCACCAGGGCGCCATGGCAAAGTACATCCATACCGTGGCATCCGCGTCAGAAGGGGCTGTTACCGGCTTTCCTTCGCTTTATTCTGGCAAAGGTCGATAA